Genomic window (Candidatus Beckwithbacteria bacterium):
CTAACTTGCTCACCTAAAACTGAAGATATTGGCGTAGCAGAGGATGTGCTTAGTAACTCTGGTAGTTTTCTTTTGGCTTCTGCTGAATTAGTGCTATTTTTAATAGTTGATTTAGGAGTAGTAGTTTTTGTACCTAAAACTTGGGGGCTAGGCGTTGGCGTTGGGTTTTCACTTTCATCTTCCTCTTCATCACTTTCTTCTTCAATACAGCTACTATTTGCGCTGTTTTGACTTGGCTCAGCCAGACACCAGTTATCATTTACCAAAGCCCATGATATGCCTTTGCTAATTTCTGGATATTCCAAACTGAATTTTTCTTCCAAAGCAGCATTGAATAATTTGAGTAAATCTCCACTATTATTTAGAGCAATATCGTTAACCTCATAAGCTTTATATGATTTACTAGCTATTTCCAGATCGGCAATGATTTCTCCATCTTTATTACTCTCTAAAGCATTGCGGTCTTTCAAGTACCAACCTTCTAAGTTAACGGAGTTGTCATTGCCATTATAAAACTCCACCCACTCAGCTCCAGTTTCTGGAGAAGGAAAAACTTCAGTAATTTTGATATTGTCGTAGTTTTGGTAAGTTTTAGTTTCAGAGGTTGGAGTCGGAGTTGAAGTTGGTGATAGCTCAGAGGTAGAAGTTGTTTCTGAGACTATAATCTTAATCTCTTTTTCATCGCTATCAATATTGTTAGTAGTCTCAACTTTTTGAACTCTAATAACCAAGTTATTTTTACCTAACTCAGCAGTATCCTTTACTCTAAATATTGCTGATTGTTCTGGATTGATTTGTCCAGTTTCTGTAGTTATTAATACTGGAAAACTAACCCAAGAACTATTATCACCCAACCACTTATTACTTTGAGGATTAAAGGTTTCAGCTTTATTAAGGGTATTATCTACACCAATTCTGATTTTATAGTAGTATTCTGAGTTTGAATCTAAATCACCCGTAAAACTTAAGCTACTTTCCTGATTAATTTCAATTTGTTGCGGATAAGAATTAATATTGGGAATTGCCCAAACAAACCGTGGAAACGAAATAAGAAAAAATAAAACTACTAAAAAAACTATGCTACGAAGCAAAGTAGACATAGTTTAATAGTAACAAAAAACTACATACTAATCTTTTTTGAAAGGAACAATTGTACCAATACCTTGATTTCCAAGTCTTCGAATCCTCTCTCTAAAAGTTTTTTCTGGTTTTTGAAATAACTCTTCTTTATCAAGTCCCTCTTCTGTTAAAGTAATATCCTGTGAATAAACTTCAATTGCTAGTTCCCATAAATCCATTGGTGATAATTCAAGAGCTGGATCAATTGTCTGCAATTCGTCTAAAATAGCAATCAATTTAGCCCTGATTTGTAAATCAGTTTGTTTTAAAGATCCATCATTAACTATTAGTTTGGAAATTCTATTTATTATTGATGTCA
Coding sequences:
- a CDS encoding lamin tail domain-containing protein, whose protein sequence is MSTLLRSIVFLVVLFFLISFPRFVWAIPNINSYPQQIEINQESSLSFTGDLDSNSEYYYKIRIGVDNTLNKAETFNPQSNKWLGDNSSWVSFPVLITTETGQINPEQSAIFRVKDTAELGKNNLVIRVQKVETTNNIDSDEKEIKIIVSETTSTSELSPTSTPTPTSETKTYQNYDNIKITEVFPSPETGAEWVEFYNGNDNSVNLEGWYLKDRNALESNKDGEIIADLEIASKSYKAYEVNDIALNNSGDLLKLFNAALEEKFSLEYPEISKGISWALVNDNWCLAEPSQNSANSSCIEEESDEEEDESENPTPTPSPQVLGTKTTTPKSTIKNSTNSAEAKRKLPELLSTSSATPISSVLGEQVSSRSGTKKPLLPFGIAGLGLAMIGGASVPVMKPKLNKFLQKVKKN